CTTTCGCAATCCGGCATTTGCCGCTCTCATACCGGAAAATCTTGAAAGATCTCCTACTGATACAGCTTTCATTTTCAAATCCTCAGAATGTTCTTCAGCATCTCATCGATGGCCTGGATTACCTTTGCATTGGCAGCGTAGGCCTGTTCTAGTTGAAGAAGCCGTTCCATTTCCGCGTCACTGTCGACGGCGTCGGCATGGAGAGTGTCCTGCAGCGTGGTTTTAAAGGTCTGATCATGTGTCATCTCTCGCTCGGCAGACAGTCTCTCGGTGGCGGTCGCTGAGAGAATGTCGCCGGCGACCGTAGTGATGTCGCCTTGAAGATTGGCCAGGGACGCGGATGCAAACGGCTGTATTTCAGTCAGCCGATCGGCGAGAGATTGGATCAGGCGCGCATCTCCGGCGTCCCCCCTGTCCGATGCATACACCCCGTGCTGAATACGCCAAAGCTCTCCGCCGCTGCGTTCGTCCACGGAGCTATTCACCTTCAGTCGAGCAGAAAGGCCACGCTCATTTGACGGGTCGAAGGAAAGATTCCCGTCTGTGAACAGGCCCGAACCGGAAGGTGGGATCGTGGAATCTGGACCACCGTACGCAAAGCGGTCGTGCAGTTCACGTGCCAAAGCATCAACAGAGGCCTGGGCCTTTACGGCGTAATTATCGCGTAGCTCAAAAAGTTCAGAAAGAGCGCCGCCCGAGATGAGGCTCAGCTTGACGTTAGATGACGCCTCTCCATCTATCAGGATCTGTCCCAGCTGAGCTGAGTGTTCGTTGATGTCGGGCGTGATGCGACCTGTGGGATTGAACTCAATCTTGACTGGTGATTTTCCATCTAGCAGCACCATTCCGCCGGCGGTGAACAGCGAGACACGGCCATTATCGCGCTGCATCTCTCGTATCGGGACGATCTTGGCGATTTGGTCAATGACGCTCTGCCTTGCATCCATCAGAGAAGAGGCATCCCGACCATTCGCGCGCTCGACAATGATGTGACGGTTGAGTTTTGCAACCTCATTGAGGTTTTGATCGAGAGATTTAACGTGCTTCGCTATCAGACGATCAGCATTTGTCCTGGCACTCTGTATGCTGTCGCTGATCGCGTTGATTTTGCCGACGAGATCTGACGCAGCCTCGAAAATCCCGCGAAGACGAATTGCGCCTTCCGGTCGGCTGGCGGCGGAGACCAACGCCGTTTGCAGCGCGGTCACCCTCGCCGTCAGTGAGTCGTCATTCTGAGGCATGCCGATCGAGGCCTCGAGCGTAGCGTAGAATTCGTGTCGCACGTTCGACTTTGCGAGGTTGGAGCTTGCCATTCGGAAATCAGAAAGCACAGCTTCGGAAACGATGCGCTTCACACCGGTGACGTGAACCCCGCCGCCGTCATTCGCCAAGATCCTCGGCGACAGCTCGACCTCGCGGCGCGCATAACCCGGTGTGAGCGCGTTCGCGAGGTTGGATGAGATAACCTCGGTGCCGCGCGCGGCAGCGCGCAGACCGCTAATGGCGTTGTTGAGGGCGTTAGCTGTGCTCATCCCCGGTCATCCTCAGCGTTTGATATTCGTGGTTTCCTGAAGCATCTCGTCCACCGTCTGGATGACTTTCGCATTGGACGAATAGGCCCGCTGCGTCTGAATCAGGTCGGTGAGCTCCGCCGCCACGTCGGTGGTCGACCCTTCCCTGGCATAGCCGACAACAGCGCCGGTCGGCCCGTCACCGGCGTCCCACAAGAAAAACGATCCGGAGTCGGGCGATACCTGATAGGTTTGATTATTCAGTGATATCAAACCATTAGGGTTGGGCACATCCACCAGCGGGATCTGATAGATGGTCCGAATGAACCCGGTGTCATAGGTTGCCCGGATATAGCCGTTCTCGTCCACCTCTACCGCGGTCAGGTTTCCAACTGGCGAGCCATCCTTTGCGATGTTCGTTGGCGCGAACTTATCGCCCAGCTGCGTGAGCCCGTTCGGGTCGCCAAGTTTGCCGATGGTCACT
This genomic window from Paracoccus sediminicola contains:
- the flgK gene encoding flagellar hook-associated protein FlgK is translated as MSTANALNNAISGLRAAARGTEVISSNLANALTPGYARREVELSPRILANDGGGVHVTGVKRIVSEAVLSDFRMASSNLAKSNVRHEFYATLEASIGMPQNDDSLTARVTALQTALVSAASRPEGAIRLRGIFEAASDLVGKINAISDSIQSARTNADRLIAKHVKSLDQNLNEVAKLNRHIIVERANGRDASSLMDARQSVIDQIAKIVPIREMQRDNGRVSLFTAGGMVLLDGKSPVKIEFNPTGRITPDINEHSAQLGQILIDGEASSNVKLSLISGGALSELFELRDNYAVKAQASVDALARELHDRFAYGGPDSTIPPSGSGLFTDGNLSFDPSNERGLSARLKVNSSVDERSGGELWRIQHGVYASDRGDAGDARLIQSLADRLTEIQPFASASLANLQGDITTVAGDILSATATERLSAEREMTHDQTFKTTLQDTLHADAVDSDAEMERLLQLEQAYAANAKVIQAIDEMLKNILRI